In Firmicutes bacterium ASF500, a single genomic region encodes these proteins:
- the glnA_2 gene encoding Glutamine synthetase, with the protein MKYTREEVLQYVQEEEVAFIHLTFCDVFGRQKNISIVPSELSRAFEYGIAFDASAIAGFGDEARSDLLLRPDPDTLMLLPWRPEHGQVVRMFCSIHYPDGRPFPCDTRALLCSAIARAEQRGFRFLFGAEQEFYLFKRDENGEPTKIPYDKAGYMDIAPDDKGENIRREICLTLARMGISPECSHHEEGPGQNEIDFKYSDPLTAADNVMTFQAIVKFIAQRNGLCADFSPKPLPGAPGSGFHINMSIKAEDGRDCLPRMVAGVLDKVADMTVFLNPVAESYARFGGHKAPKYISWSHENRSQLVRIPAAVGEYRRAELRSPDPAANPYLAFALMIQAGLWGIEEGLEPPSASNLNFYQADGESLSRFQSLPQDRGAAVTAARSSEFIRSIVPEAVAEEYFKG; encoded by the coding sequence ATGAAATACACCAGGGAAGAAGTGCTTCAGTACGTCCAGGAGGAGGAAGTGGCCTTTATCCACCTGACGTTCTGCGATGTGTTCGGGCGGCAGAAAAATATTTCCATCGTGCCCTCGGAGCTGTCCCGGGCCTTCGAGTACGGCATCGCCTTCGACGCCTCGGCCATCGCCGGCTTTGGGGACGAGGCCCGGTCTGACCTGCTGCTCCGGCCCGACCCGGATACCCTGATGCTGCTGCCCTGGCGGCCGGAGCATGGACAGGTGGTGCGCATGTTCTGCTCCATCCACTACCCCGACGGCCGGCCCTTCCCCTGCGACACCCGGGCCCTGCTTTGTAGCGCCATAGCGCGGGCGGAACAGCGGGGCTTCCGCTTTCTCTTTGGCGCGGAACAGGAGTTTTACCTGTTTAAACGGGACGAAAACGGCGAGCCCACCAAAATCCCCTATGACAAAGCCGGGTATATGGACATCGCCCCCGACGACAAGGGGGAAAACATCCGCCGGGAGATCTGCCTGACCCTGGCCCGCATGGGCATTTCCCCGGAGTGCTCCCACCACGAGGAGGGGCCGGGCCAGAATGAGATCGACTTCAAATACTCCGACCCACTCACCGCAGCGGACAACGTGATGACCTTCCAGGCCATCGTGAAGTTCATCGCCCAGCGAAACGGCCTGTGCGCCGACTTCTCTCCCAAGCCTCTGCCCGGCGCGCCGGGGAGCGGTTTTCACATCAACATGTCGATAAAGGCGGAGGACGGCCGGGACTGCCTGCCCCGGATGGTGGCCGGGGTGCTGGACAAGGTGGCCGACATGACCGTGTTTCTCAACCCGGTAGCGGAATCCTACGCCCGCTTCGGCGGGCACAAGGCCCCCAAATACATCTCCTGGTCCCATGAAAACCGCTCCCAGCTGGTGCGCATCCCCGCCGCCGTGGGGGAGTACCGCCGGGCGGAGCTGCGCTCCCCCGACCCCGCCGCCAATCCCTATCTGGCCTTCGCCCTGATGATTCAGGCAGGCCTGTGGGGCATTGAGGAGGGGCTGGAGCCGCCCTCTGCCTCCAATCTGAATTTCTACCAGGCGGATGGTGAGAGCCTGTCCAGGTTCCAGTCTCTGCCCCAGGACCGGGGCGCGGCGGTGACCGCAGCGCGGTCCAGTGAATTTATCCGGTCTATCGTCCCAGAGGCGGTGGCGGAGGAATATTTTAAGGGATGA
- the ptsI_1 gene encoding Phosphoenolpyruvate-protein phosphotransferase translates to MIVIQGKGVSKGVANGPIYFFQRASAAITDAPAADIKAEKARIAAAQEKSAQQLNALADKARAEAGDETAILFETHAMFVEDDDYVECMMNALEEKHCTAEKAVELAGEEFSAMLAAMDDAYMQARAADIKDVTRRILNNLMGVTEGGIDSNVPVILAADDLAPSETLQLDKSKILGFITQGGSGNSHTAILARTMGIPAICGLGEALKAELSGRQVYIDGETGQMAIEPDEITLAAFQSKQAKQQEMKELMETMKGQKDVTLDGREMMVYCNIGSPEDVTAVQSNDGQGIGLFRSEFLYLAASDYPTEEEQFQAYKDVAAAMGGKRVVIRTLDIGADKQVDYFEMHKEENPALGVRAIRICLNRPEVFRTQLRALYRASAYGKVAIMFPMITSVWEVKECKRACQKVMAELDKEGVPYRKDTEIGIMIETPASVLVAEELAKEVDFFSVGTNDLTQYTLACDRQANDLGKFFDPHHPAVLRALKMAADAAHKAGIWIGICGELGADLSLLETFLAIGIDELSVSPTSVLPLRAEIRKSIAKTCTLEKLEC, encoded by the coding sequence ATGATTGTCATACAAGGAAAGGGTGTCTCCAAGGGCGTAGCCAACGGCCCCATCTACTTCTTCCAGCGCGCCAGCGCTGCCATCACGGACGCGCCCGCCGCCGACATCAAGGCCGAGAAAGCTCGCATTGCCGCCGCCCAAGAGAAGTCCGCCCAGCAGCTCAACGCCCTGGCGGACAAGGCCCGGGCTGAAGCGGGGGACGAGACCGCCATTCTCTTTGAGACCCATGCCATGTTCGTGGAGGACGACGACTATGTGGAGTGCATGATGAACGCTCTGGAGGAGAAGCACTGTACCGCCGAGAAAGCGGTTGAGCTCGCCGGTGAGGAATTCTCCGCTATGCTGGCCGCGATGGACGACGCCTATATGCAGGCCCGGGCCGCCGACATCAAGGACGTAACCCGGCGCATCCTCAACAACCTGATGGGTGTGACCGAGGGCGGCATCGACTCCAACGTGCCCGTCATCCTGGCCGCCGACGACCTGGCCCCCTCCGAGACCCTCCAGCTGGACAAATCCAAGATCCTGGGCTTCATCACTCAGGGCGGCTCCGGCAACAGCCACACCGCCATCCTGGCCCGGACCATGGGCATCCCCGCCATCTGCGGCCTGGGCGAGGCGCTGAAAGCGGAGCTCAGCGGACGGCAGGTCTACATCGACGGTGAGACCGGACAGATGGCCATTGAGCCGGACGAAATTACCCTGGCGGCCTTCCAATCCAAGCAGGCCAAGCAGCAGGAAATGAAAGAGCTGATGGAGACCATGAAGGGTCAGAAGGACGTAACCTTGGACGGCCGGGAGATGATGGTCTACTGCAACATCGGCTCCCCCGAGGATGTGACCGCCGTCCAATCCAACGACGGCCAGGGCATCGGACTGTTCCGCTCTGAGTTTTTGTATCTGGCGGCCAGCGACTACCCCACCGAGGAGGAGCAGTTCCAGGCCTACAAGGATGTCGCCGCCGCCATGGGCGGCAAGCGGGTGGTCATCCGCACCCTGGACATCGGGGCCGATAAGCAGGTGGACTATTTTGAGATGCACAAGGAGGAGAACCCCGCTCTGGGCGTCCGGGCCATCCGGATCTGTCTCAACCGGCCCGAGGTCTTCCGCACCCAGCTGCGGGCCCTGTACCGGGCCTCCGCCTACGGCAAGGTGGCTATCATGTTCCCCATGATTACCTCTGTCTGGGAGGTGAAGGAGTGCAAGCGGGCCTGCCAGAAGGTGATGGCCGAGCTGGACAAGGAGGGCGTCCCCTACCGGAAGGACACCGAGATTGGTATTATGATCGAGACCCCCGCCTCCGTCCTGGTGGCGGAGGAGCTGGCAAAAGAGGTGGACTTTTTCTCGGTGGGCACCAACGACCTGACTCAATACACCCTGGCCTGTGACCGGCAGGCCAACGACCTGGGCAAGTTCTTCGATCCCCACCACCCCGCTGTCCTCCGGGCGCTGAAAATGGCCGCCGATGCCGCCCACAAGGCGGGTATCTGGATCGGTATCTGCGGCGAGCTGGGCGCGGACCTCAGCCTGCTGGAGACCTTCCTCGCCATTGGCATCGACGAGTTGTCCGTCTCCCCCACCTCCGTCCTGCCCCTCCGGGCGGAAATCCGCAAGTCTATCGCCAAAACCTGCACCCTGGAAAAACTGGAGTGTTGA
- the purF_2 gene encoding Amidophosphoribosyltransferase gives MSIHEECGVFGVIAPRPADVGRLAYYGLYALQHRGQESCGIVVNDDGIFVSRKDLGLVGEVFSGETLDRLPQGTMAVGHTRYGTTGAANRSNCQPVEVNHQKGHMALAHNGNLSNAAQLRDKLELSGAIFHGTSDTEIIAYIVTREWLSAPSIEAALSAAMNRLEGAYSLVLMSPQKLICARDPNGFRPLCYGKMENGSYVAASESCALAAVGAEFVRDLEPGEILVFSKDGIVSRREHCGKAEPSSCIFEYIYFARPDSVIDGVSVHAARLRAGEILAQTHPVQADVVVGVPDSGLDAALGYSYASGIPYGIGLIKNKYIGRTFIAPGQDHRLDQVKIKLSAIQDSVAGKRVVLVDDSIVRGTTSGRIVSLLREAGAREVHLRVSAPPFLNPCYYGTDIDSRENLIACHHNVEEIARIIGVDSLGYLPVEQLGALIGQAHYCSACFTGLYPMLVPVNTRKDRFEQKLSEKNAITSHQ, from the coding sequence ATGAGCATCCATGAGGAATGCGGTGTCTTTGGAGTGATTGCTCCCCGGCCTGCGGACGTGGGCCGGCTGGCTTATTACGGCCTGTATGCCCTCCAGCACCGAGGACAGGAGAGCTGCGGCATTGTGGTCAACGACGACGGGATATTTGTCTCCCGCAAGGACCTGGGGCTGGTGGGGGAGGTCTTTTCCGGCGAGACATTGGACCGGCTGCCCCAAGGGACTATGGCGGTGGGCCATACCCGCTACGGCACAACCGGGGCCGCCAACCGGAGCAACTGCCAGCCCGTCGAGGTCAATCATCAGAAAGGACATATGGCCCTGGCGCACAACGGAAATCTGAGCAATGCAGCCCAGCTTCGAGACAAGCTGGAGCTGTCTGGAGCTATCTTCCATGGTACCAGCGATACCGAGATCATCGCCTACATCGTCACCAGGGAGTGGCTGAGCGCCCCCTCTATTGAGGCTGCCCTCAGCGCGGCCATGAACAGGCTGGAGGGGGCCTACTCCCTGGTGCTCATGTCTCCCCAGAAGCTGATCTGTGCCCGGGACCCCAACGGCTTTCGCCCCCTGTGCTATGGAAAAATGGAGAACGGGAGTTATGTGGCTGCCTCCGAGAGCTGCGCTTTGGCTGCTGTAGGGGCGGAATTTGTCCGTGACTTGGAACCGGGGGAGATTTTAGTGTTTTCCAAGGATGGCATCGTATCCCGCCGGGAGCACTGCGGAAAAGCGGAGCCATCCTCCTGCATCTTTGAGTACATCTACTTTGCCCGGCCCGACTCGGTCATTGACGGGGTGTCCGTCCATGCTGCCCGTCTGCGGGCCGGGGAGATACTGGCCCAGACCCACCCGGTCCAGGCGGACGTGGTGGTGGGTGTGCCCGACTCCGGGCTGGATGCCGCGTTGGGCTACAGCTATGCGTCCGGCATTCCCTACGGTATCGGCCTCATCAAGAACAAGTATATCGGCCGTACCTTTATCGCTCCTGGCCAGGACCACCGCTTGGATCAAGTGAAAATTAAACTCAGCGCTATCCAGGACAGCGTGGCCGGAAAGCGGGTGGTGCTGGTGGATGACTCCATCGTCCGGGGAACCACCAGCGGCCGAATCGTCAGCCTGCTGCGGGAAGCGGGGGCCCGGGAGGTCCATCTCCGGGTGTCCGCGCCCCCCTTTCTGAACCCCTGTTACTATGGTACTGACATTGATTCCCGGGAAAACCTCATCGCCTGCCATCACAATGTGGAGGAGATTGCCCGGATCATTGGAGTGGATTCTTTGGGTTATCTGCCTGTAGAACAGCTGGGGGCGCTCATTGGGCAGGCGCATTACTGCAGCGCCTGTTTTACTGGGCTATACCCTATGCTGGTTCCTGTAAACACACGAAAAGACCGCTTTGAACAGAAGCTGTCAGAGAAAAACGCCATAACCTCTCATCAGTAG
- the ccpA gene encoding Catabolite control protein A produces MTEIARLTHVSQPTVSRVLNGSQTVDPEIRERVLACAKEHDYQFNALAKGLQGSKTQLLGVLVTDISNGFFADLAKQIETAARKRGYSIILFNSDYNPQNEQEYLGVVRRYRVDGVLAVPIRETSAEWKEYVKKLDVPIVTVTRRAEGLDSVYVDHAQAGAMVAEHLLERDFRRFLFIGKDYDGKYVGFRQLLVQMGYGGQTANLVYQDDVQLKQALEHWLCQASERGAVFAGNDIYALRVLDALRKLDVSIPEEVGVIGFDDTSTGRYLNPRLSSVSQPIAQMAQEAVTRLLDRIEHPGQREVLDYPLSAELVPREST; encoded by the coding sequence ATGACTGAAATCGCAAGGCTGACCCACGTATCCCAGCCCACAGTATCCCGAGTGCTCAATGGCAGCCAAACGGTAGATCCAGAGATTCGGGAACGGGTGTTGGCCTGTGCCAAAGAACACGACTATCAGTTCAACGCTTTAGCAAAAGGACTGCAAGGCAGCAAAACTCAGCTTTTGGGCGTGCTGGTTACCGACATCTCCAACGGCTTTTTTGCTGACTTGGCCAAACAGATCGAGACAGCGGCCCGGAAACGCGGGTACAGCATCATCCTGTTCAACAGCGACTACAACCCTCAGAATGAACAGGAGTACCTGGGTGTGGTCCGCCGCTATCGGGTGGATGGTGTTTTGGCAGTTCCCATTCGGGAAACCAGCGCCGAGTGGAAGGAATACGTCAAGAAGCTGGATGTCCCTATTGTCACCGTCACCCGCCGGGCCGAGGGCTTGGATTCAGTCTATGTGGATCACGCCCAGGCCGGAGCCATGGTAGCGGAACACTTACTGGAACGGGATTTCCGCCGGTTCCTCTTTATCGGAAAAGACTACGATGGGAAATATGTGGGATTCCGTCAGCTGCTTGTTCAAATGGGCTATGGCGGGCAGACGGCAAATCTTGTCTATCAGGACGACGTCCAGTTAAAGCAAGCCCTGGAGCATTGGCTCTGTCAAGCTTCGGAGCGTGGGGCTGTCTTTGCCGGCAACGACATTTACGCCCTGCGGGTGCTGGACGCCCTGCGCAAGCTGGATGTTTCCATCCCGGAGGAAGTCGGGGTCATCGGCTTTGATGACACCTCCACCGGCCGCTATCTCAATCCCCGGCTAAGCAGTGTATCCCAGCCCATTGCACAGATGGCCCAGGAAGCTGTAACGCGGCTGCTGGATCGGATTGAGCACCCTGGACAGCGGGAGGTTCTGGATTACCCTCTCTCAGCGGAACTGGTACCGCGGGAGAGCACATAA
- the ptsH_1 gene encoding Phosphocarrier protein HPr, whose protein sequence is MKSFAYTITDPLGIHARPAGLLAKTAKAYSDTTVTVTKDGNTVKASQLMKLMGLGVKQGDTVTVAAEGPAEEEAITAMKKFFEENL, encoded by the coding sequence ATGAAAAGCTTCGCGTACACCATCACCGATCCCCTGGGCATCCACGCCCGCCCCGCCGGCCTGCTGGCCAAAACCGCAAAGGCTTACAGCGACACCACTGTTACCGTCACCAAGGACGGAAACACCGTGAAAGCCTCCCAGCTGATGAAGCTGATGGGCCTGGGCGTCAAGCAGGGCGATACCGTCACCGTGGCCGCCGAAGGTCCTGCCGAGGAGGAGGCCATCACCGCCATGAAGAAGTTCTTCGAGGAGAATTTGTAA
- the sacA gene encoding Sucrose-6-phosphate hydrolase: MISETLQKAREFEAQYGPHIPDSERPTFHATPTIGWMNDPNGFSFYRGECHLFYQYHPYSNEWGPMHWGHLKTRDFLHWERLPIALAPDQDYDSAGCFSGGAVELPDGRQLLMYTGVRRGHNADGYLRDSQTQCLAIGDGLNYEKLRDNPVLDGENLPQGGSTIDFRDPKVWRDPDGTFYAVVGNRTADGSGAILLYRCIEDSKWEFVCTLDASHNQYGKMWECPDFFPLDGKQVLITSPQEMSPIGLEFHAGNGTVCLIGEYSPDGGFARQNVQAIDYGLDFYAPQTVDTPDGRRIMIAWMQNWDTVNAKPYNCRWFGQMTLPRELSVKDGRLIQNPVRELEAYRRQRVVHRNIPVSGEINLPGVQGRVLDMTVTIRPTGPNLYRWFRIRVAKDGQHETIIRYRPDQGTLKLDRIRSGLPHDIVHTRSFLVRPRDGEIKLRILLDRFSVEVFVNDGEQAASAVIYTRQPADAITFEAGGSALIDVEKYDLAFF; the protein is encoded by the coding sequence ATGATCAGCGAAACATTGCAGAAAGCCCGGGAGTTTGAGGCCCAATACGGCCCCCATATCCCGGACAGTGAACGCCCCACCTTTCACGCTACCCCTACCATTGGCTGGATGAACGACCCCAACGGCTTCTCCTTCTATCGGGGCGAATGCCATCTGTTCTACCAGTATCACCCCTATTCCAACGAGTGGGGCCCCATGCACTGGGGGCATCTGAAAACCCGTGACTTTCTCCACTGGGAGCGGCTGCCCATTGCCTTGGCCCCGGATCAGGACTACGACAGCGCCGGATGCTTCTCCGGCGGAGCGGTGGAGCTGCCCGATGGGCGGCAGCTGCTGATGTACACCGGCGTGCGGCGGGGCCACAACGCTGACGGCTATCTCCGGGACAGTCAGACCCAGTGTTTGGCGATTGGAGATGGGCTGAACTATGAGAAGCTGAGGGATAACCCTGTCCTGGACGGCGAAAACCTGCCCCAGGGGGGCAGCACCATTGACTTCCGGGACCCAAAGGTGTGGCGAGACCCGGACGGTACCTTCTATGCCGTCGTGGGCAACCGCACCGCTGATGGCAGCGGCGCTATTTTGCTTTACCGATGCATCGAGGATTCCAAGTGGGAGTTTGTTTGCACGCTGGACGCAAGCCACAACCAGTACGGAAAGATGTGGGAATGCCCTGACTTTTTCCCCTTGGACGGCAAGCAGGTGCTCATCACCAGTCCCCAGGAAATGTCGCCCATAGGGCTGGAATTCCATGCGGGTAACGGAACCGTGTGCTTGATCGGGGAGTATAGCCCGGATGGCGGCTTTGCCCGACAGAACGTACAAGCGATTGACTACGGCCTGGACTTCTACGCTCCGCAGACAGTGGATACCCCCGATGGCCGGCGGATTATGATTGCCTGGATGCAGAACTGGGATACGGTGAACGCCAAGCCTTACAACTGCCGGTGGTTTGGGCAGATGACCCTGCCCAGAGAACTGTCAGTCAAAGATGGGCGGCTGATTCAAAATCCGGTCCGGGAGTTGGAAGCATATCGGAGACAGCGAGTCGTCCATCGAAATATCCCTGTCAGCGGGGAGATCAATCTGCCAGGGGTCCAGGGGCGGGTGCTGGATATGACAGTCACGATCCGACCCACTGGCCCCAACCTCTACCGCTGGTTCCGTATCCGGGTGGCCAAGGACGGGCAGCATGAGACCATCATCCGTTACCGCCCCGACCAGGGCACCCTGAAGCTGGACCGCATCCGCAGTGGACTGCCCCACGACATCGTCCACACCCGCTCTTTTCTGGTGCGGCCCCGGGACGGGGAAATCAAGCTGAGGATTCTTCTGGACCGCTTCAGCGTGGAGGTCTTTGTCAACGACGGCGAACAGGCGGCCAGCGCGGTCATCTACACCCGCCAGCCCGCCGATGCCATCACTTTTGAGGCAGGCGGCTCCGCACTGATAGATGTGGAGAAATATGACTTGGCCTTTTTCTAA
- the nagZ gene encoding Beta-hexosaminidase encodes MEKWIRARYQPNLPLNGDRRVTASPEHIALSRRAAQEGAVLLKNDGDLLPLAPDTRVALFGKGSFDYVKGGGGSGDVTVAYVKNLYDGLKGEGVSLYEPLCDYYRDYVAERYAAGEVPGLMAEAELPLVMVRSAREAVDVAVIVLSRFSGEGWDREPSFYLEEDYPWPDELNMPRKAKAIFPRGDYYLTEEERSMVERVCAAFDKVVVVLNVGGVVDVSWFCEDDRISSALLAYQGGIEGGAAVAALLMGKANPCGKLPDTFARDLSDYPSTEHFHDSPHYVDYTEDIYVGYRYFETLPGAAERVCYPFGYGLSYTSFSLETVSAGESEGQIKVSVRVTNTGKRTGKEVVQLYYAAPWGKLQKPARCLASFQKTRLLEPGECETVELSFAVADMASFDDLGKIAPAAWVLEAGRYSLYMGTSVRDAEVLDYAWEQAETEVLAQLSASLAPSHLPKRLLADGTYEDLPAAPAADTGADLFPRLTTAQAEGVAPATTGRGRYMLAQPYAPGIQPLSSVAEGKLSLDEFMAQLSDGDLIHLLGGQPNVGVSNTFGLGNLPEYGVPNLTTADGPAGLRIQPEVGVCTTAWPCATLLAATWDGELVSKVGAAAAAEVKENNISIWLAPAVNIHRSPLCGRNFEYYSEDPLLTGKLAGAMVRGIQSQHIAATVKHFACNNKESNRKYSDSRLSQRALQEIYLKAFEIIVREEQPWAIMSSYNVINGQRASESRELLTTILREEWGYAGLVMSDWWTRGEHYKELLAGNDLKMANGYPERVEEAIKLGAITRADLEICARRVLGLILKID; translated from the coding sequence ATGGAAAAGTGGATTCGCGCCCGTTATCAGCCCAATCTGCCCCTGAATGGGGACCGCCGGGTGACTGCCAGTCCGGAGCATATAGCACTGTCCCGCCGGGCCGCCCAGGAGGGGGCTGTCCTGCTGAAAAACGACGGGGACCTGCTCCCCCTGGCCCCGGACACCCGGGTGGCCCTCTTCGGCAAGGGGAGCTTTGACTATGTGAAAGGGGGCGGCGGCAGCGGCGACGTCACCGTGGCCTATGTGAAAAACCTGTACGACGGTCTGAAGGGGGAAGGCGTCTCCCTCTATGAACCTCTGTGTGACTACTACCGGGACTATGTGGCCGAGCGGTACGCGGCGGGGGAAGTCCCCGGCCTGATGGCCGAGGCGGAGCTGCCCCTGGTGATGGTCCGGTCGGCCCGGGAGGCTGTGGATGTGGCAGTAATTGTCCTCAGCCGCTTCTCCGGGGAGGGCTGGGACCGGGAGCCCTCCTTTTATCTGGAGGAGGACTACCCCTGGCCCGACGAGCTAAATATGCCCCGAAAGGCCAAAGCCATCTTCCCCAGGGGGGACTACTACCTCACCGAGGAGGAGCGGTCCATGGTGGAGAGAGTCTGCGCCGCCTTTGACAAGGTTGTGGTCGTACTAAACGTGGGCGGTGTGGTGGACGTATCTTGGTTTTGTGAGGACGACCGTATCTCCTCCGCTCTGCTGGCCTATCAGGGGGGCATAGAGGGAGGTGCGGCTGTTGCCGCCCTGCTCATGGGGAAAGCTAATCCCTGCGGCAAGCTACCCGACACCTTTGCCCGGGATTTGTCCGACTACCCCTCCACGGAGCACTTCCACGACTCCCCCCACTATGTGGACTACACCGAGGATATTTATGTGGGCTACCGGTATTTTGAAACTCTTCCAGGGGCGGCGGAGCGGGTGTGCTACCCCTTTGGCTACGGCCTGTCCTACACCAGCTTTTCTCTGGAGACGGTGAGCGCTGGGGAGTCGGAGGGGCAAATCAAGGTGTCCGTCCGGGTGACCAACACCGGGAAACGGACGGGCAAAGAGGTGGTCCAGCTCTACTATGCCGCCCCCTGGGGCAAGCTGCAAAAGCCCGCCCGCTGTCTGGCTTCGTTTCAAAAGACCAGGCTGCTGGAGCCGGGGGAGTGCGAGACGGTGGAGCTGTCCTTCGCCGTGGCCGACATGGCCAGCTTCGACGACCTGGGGAAAATCGCCCCCGCCGCCTGGGTGCTGGAGGCGGGCCGCTATTCCCTTTACATGGGCACCTCCGTCCGGGACGCGGAGGTCCTGGATTACGCCTGGGAGCAGGCGGAGACGGAGGTCCTGGCCCAACTCAGCGCCAGCCTGGCCCCCTCCCATCTGCCCAAGCGCCTGCTGGCCGACGGGACCTATGAGGACCTGCCCGCCGCCCCGGCGGCGGACACCGGCGCCGATCTGTTCCCCCGCCTCACCACCGCCCAGGCGGAGGGGGTGGCTCCCGCCACAACCGGGCGGGGCCGCTATATGTTGGCCCAACCTTACGCCCCAGGGATACAGCCCCTGTCCAGCGTAGCGGAGGGAAAGCTGTCTCTGGATGAGTTCATGGCCCAGCTCAGCGATGGCGACTTGATCCATCTCTTGGGGGGACAGCCCAACGTGGGGGTGTCCAACACCTTTGGCTTAGGCAACCTCCCGGAATACGGCGTGCCTAACCTCACCACTGCCGACGGCCCTGCCGGCCTGCGCATTCAGCCCGAGGTGGGAGTCTGTACCACCGCCTGGCCCTGCGCCACCCTGCTGGCGGCCACCTGGGATGGGGAGCTGGTGTCCAAGGTAGGGGCCGCTGCCGCCGCAGAGGTGAAGGAGAACAACATCTCGATCTGGCTGGCTCCGGCGGTAAACATCCATAGAAGCCCCCTGTGCGGCAGGAATTTTGAATATTATTCCGAGGACCCCCTGCTCACCGGGAAGCTGGCCGGGGCCATGGTGCGGGGCATCCAGTCCCAGCACATCGCCGCCACCGTGAAGCACTTCGCCTGCAACAACAAGGAAAGCAACCGGAAGTACAGCGACTCCCGCCTGTCTCAGCGGGCCCTGCAGGAGATTTACCTGAAGGCCTTTGAGATTATCGTCCGGGAGGAACAGCCCTGGGCCATTATGAGCTCCTACAACGTCATCAACGGCCAGCGGGCCTCGGAGAGCCGGGAGCTGCTGACCACCATCCTCCGGGAGGAGTGGGGCTACGCCGGTCTGGTGATGTCCGACTGGTGGACCCGGGGGGAGCACTACAAGGAGCTCCTGGCCGGCAATGACCTGAAAATGGCCAACGGCTACCCGGAGCGGGTGGAGGAGGCCATAAAACTGGGGGCGATCACCCGTGCCGATTTGGAAATCTGCGCCCGGAGAGTGTTGGGGTTGATTTTGAAAATTGATTGA